In Terriglobus sp. TAA 43, a single window of DNA contains:
- a CDS encoding MoxR family ATPase yields MSPRETIVGLSKDIGRTVLGQEAMIERLLIGLLANGNLLVEGLPGLAKTRAIKKLSTFLDAGLSRIQFTPDLLPSDITGSEVYYTAEGRGEFRFQPGPVFNNLVLADEINRAPAKVQAALLEAMEERQVTVAGTTHPLPPLFLVMATQNPIEQEGTYPLPEAQLDRFLMHVYVDYPAEASERDIMRLVRDEEQEDGSSAHASATTQKVSQQTIFDARKEIHAIHMADAVETYIVNLIQATRTPERYDKDLRKWIQIGASPRGTIGLDKCSRAYAWLKGHDYVRPDDVQAIAHDVLRHRILLTYDAQAEGITANAIIDKVVQLVAVA; encoded by the coding sequence TTGTCTCCTCGTGAAACCATTGTTGGTCTCAGTAAGGACATAGGCCGCACCGTACTTGGTCAGGAAGCCATGATCGAACGGCTATTGATCGGCCTTCTGGCCAACGGGAACCTTCTGGTGGAAGGACTTCCAGGTCTGGCCAAGACGCGCGCTATTAAGAAGCTGTCCACGTTTCTTGACGCTGGTCTCTCGCGCATTCAATTCACACCAGACCTCTTGCCGTCAGATATCACAGGCTCGGAGGTCTACTACACGGCAGAAGGCAGAGGCGAGTTTCGTTTTCAACCTGGCCCTGTCTTCAACAACCTCGTACTGGCCGACGAAATCAATCGAGCGCCGGCGAAAGTACAGGCGGCTCTGCTGGAAGCGATGGAAGAACGGCAAGTGACAGTCGCAGGAACAACACATCCATTGCCCCCGTTGTTTCTTGTGATGGCGACGCAAAATCCTATTGAACAGGAAGGCACGTACCCGTTGCCGGAGGCGCAGCTTGATCGTTTCCTGATGCATGTTTATGTGGACTATCCAGCGGAAGCGTCCGAGCGCGACATTATGCGTCTGGTGCGCGATGAGGAGCAGGAGGATGGCAGTTCTGCTCATGCAAGCGCCACGACGCAGAAGGTTTCCCAACAAACGATCTTCGACGCACGCAAGGAAATCCATGCAATCCATATGGCAGATGCTGTGGAAACGTACATTGTGAACCTGATCCAGGCCACGCGAACACCGGAACGTTACGACAAAGATTTACGCAAATGGATACAGATAGGCGCGAGTCCTCGCGGAACCATTGGACTGGATAAATGCTCTCGCGCCTATGCATGGCTCAAAGGGCACGACTATGTGAGGCCGGATGATGTACAGGCCATTGCGCATGATGTTCTGCGCCACCGCATTCTGCTGACTTATGACGCACAGGCAGAGGGCATCACCGCGAATGCAATCATCGATAAAGTTGTGCAACTCGTAGCAGTTGCTTAA